Genomic window (Ctenopharyngodon idella isolate HZGC_01 chromosome 20, HZGC01, whole genome shotgun sequence):
ATCCAGATTTTGCGTTCATGTTGTTGGCTACTTTTTTATCATGCGGACCTTTTAAAATtgactaaaaaatgctgggttaaaaacaacccaagttgggttgaaaatggacaaacccagtgaatgcgttgttttaacccaacttaAAAATTACTATGGCTGGCTTAAAGTGAATTCAAAACtagttggaaattaaaaattagaCTCATAATtattagaggcaacaataataatcaaaaggtgaacatttattaataagcaatttaataaatgtttattgtttaattattattcattaaacttattaatacattttcatttattaaacatattaataaatgttaatttccaacatattttgggttcattttaagcaagaaatacagtcatttttaaacaatagttaagttaaataaaactacccagcaggctgggcaaacatttaactcaactgctgggttaaaacaacccattcactgggtttgtccattttcaacccaacttgggttgtttttaacccagcatttttttttagagtgcattagtgggtaaaaattaaaataaatagactATAGGCTAttagcctgtgtgtgtgtgtgtgtgtgtgtgtgtgtgtgtgtgatcaaaAACCGACGAAAAAACCCAAACTGCGCCATATATTTTCCTAATAACAACTGAGAATTTACAACGTTAGTGTCCAAGCAGgctaaatacagtaataaaaagtaaaaatgtatatttcataAAACAAATGGGCATCGTCACACATATGTTATGTTGAATACATTTCTGTAATAGGCTACTTGTGCAGTGTTAGATGGAGCAGCCTATAGGATTCAACTGTGAAATGAGAATCTAAATTAAAGCgaatagtttattttaaatagtaaactGTACAGACACAAAACAACTGGAAATTACTGAAACTGGGCTCAATTTTCACTTCTTTCAATTTCACCTGTCATTTAAAATCCCGTCCATCGCGAGATTACCCTAGTCATGTGACCGAGACGTAGAAagggaagaaaacaggaagctGTGTAGAGTCTGGCAAAGCAACAGCGTTCTGTATTTGGAGTCAAAAAGATATGGATTTGTTAACGAAATGTACATTTGTGGTATCATGCTTATTTGCAGGATGGACGATTACATTATTTGCCGTTGCTAACTGTTCGGTTTACCCATCGGAAACGAGTGTCGATGGTGTAATAAAGCTTCCATCATCAGTCATTCCTGTTTCACAGGCAAGCCGTTTGGGATTCTTCCACTCTCTCAGTCTTTCATCTACGTTTCCAGAGGACTTGGAAGTGAACGAGTATTGTATTGAACTGCTTCGTATCTACGGTCAACGCTACGTGACTTACGCTAACTGTCTGGTGTTTTACGCACGACCTGTCAAAATCTGTCAGAACTGTTACACTTACTTCAACAGTCTGgagaaaatatatacaaatatatcgTCTGACCAAGTAAGTGCTCAGTGCAAGATTAATTTACTCTAATTGTCCATCTATAACACTAAATGTGCCTATAAATGGTTTGACAGGATTCCCCCCGCTGGTCACATGCATTCATGTCTCGTGATTGTGTGTGTTCAGAGTGTTTCAACAAGCCTGACTCACATTgattctggatttttttttgcgagcttaaagagctattttaagttattttaaaataattaaagtcCATTTGAATAGTTACACATCATTATCATCTTCTTATTGCACCTTTTAAACTGAACAAATTAGCTAAAGATGCCAGTACATGCTGTCTATATTTTGATTAACACATATGCTGGTTAGTGGATATTTTTGTCATTGTACACACACTGTTATTATAAAATCAGTTATGGCCTGCAGATGTAGAAGTTAATGCTTAATAACTTATGTGATTATATGTTGTTCTCATAGCCTGGGCCTGGAAATGTCAGTTGCCATGACAGTCTGATGCGTTCTGATAGGTTAATGTTGCTCTATACCCTcttcatcaaaataaatgagATCTGGATATCAGCAGAATGCAAGCGTAAGTAACATAACCTGAAACATTGTAGGTTCAACTGAAACTGGCTTTTGGTCAGATCCTTCCCTTTATGTTTCTTTCATTTTCACTGTTTAACTAGATGATATACTTATCACCACTTGCAATATGAAAAAATTGTcagtttttgattttgtttttattcaattttatttatttaaagttatgatttttaaaattcaaatatttttctctCATTAGAATGTCTGACTGGAGATCAAGAGGCTCTCTCCAATGATACGGTGTACTTCATGGCCACTTTGAATCAGTCACTCTCCTGCTTTGAGCAATATCAGGTAATATCAAATGATGCACTTATATCGACATAAGCTCAGTTAAAACAAATCCTTGAGTTTGAGAGTATCCTGTTCTCTAAACAGAGGAACTACTCGGAACTGTGCAAAGACTGCAAAGCCTCATACAAAAGGTTGAACGATCTCTATGGTAGAATGGAGAAAAACCAAACACTCTGCATTGATATAGAAGACGCAGTAAGTACGCActaatatacacaaacacaaaaacagtccAGAAGTTATTAGTAAATGAAGTTTTACTATGTGGAAGTTTGGGAGATTTGTGAAACAGCACCCTGTATAGCCCTACATCTGTACAACTAAAgtctggaatacactacactgCTTTTTTTACCCATTTTGCCCCAGTTAGCAGTCTCAACAAATCAGTCTGCACATATTGGGAAGTCTGTGTTGACGATTCCATCCAGTTGGaagatatcaaacatgtttgatattttgagctgattttagaacacatattgttttcatttgtcaagCTTCTCCTAGCAATGAAGTGAATGTTTCTGTAGCTGTGTGCCAGTTCacaggctgcatccttcgaagtcTGCGAAGGTCGAACCGAGCGTTGTTAATTGGGATGGTCTAGCCTACGGAGGATTGCTCTTGTTGCCTAGCAACTGTGACCGCTGCCGTTGATGAGTGCAAGTAACTTTTGTACTGTActttttttgaaagttatattaaactttctgaaaacaaaacagggtttTCAACCTGACTAAATCTCTTCACCTTGGTCCatttatgtacataataaagAGTATAAACCGGAGAccttcaaccctgctcctggggacccactgtcctgcagagtttagccctaatcaaacacacctgaaccagctaatcaagctcttcaggaTCACTTGAAAATCACAGGCAGGTGTGCTGAAGCAGGTTGGAAATAAATTTTGCAGGacaggagcagggttgaagacctctggTATAAACTCTATAAAATGGCGTCTTAGTAATATGTAAGTCAACAGttgaaagtttttgttttttgtacattAATATCGATATTTGGGTAAGTTGAAACccaatacttacatttaaaagggTAATCTGGCATTTTCTCTCAAAAAATCCAGTCATTACCAGTGCAATGAATCTTGGAATAGGCTAGGATGCGAAGGATCCACTCGTTCTATCCTTTGTGGCCAGGCAAATGAAGGATGCATTTGTAGGTCGCGTTCGAAGGAGCCTTCGAATCGGGACATCCTTTATCACGCCGGTGTGACGCATTTTGCCTATGAATGCAGCTTtcaaaggatgcagcctctgaattggggtGCAGCTTGTGGgagtttttgttgtgtttgggaCACCTTGAGAGTTTGGTAGTAAATGATGCCCAGTTTTCCtctgtaatcatttacaaaGTCGACAAGTGTATAATACCTAGTGTTTTAAACTAtattcagattttaaaagtcgTGTAGTGTAAACATGCATAATAAAATTCATTGTattttgctttggataaaatagtccaacgctatctcatgaccaattcgtacatattttacaaggtggctaattcgtatgaccTCACTCCTATGAATTCATaggatttgtctaaaccccagtgacgggtaggtttaggggcggggtaaGGGGTAGttcattcgtacgaattcaacccgtaaaatatgtacgatttagcaaaaaacatacaaatttgtacgaattaaccaccttgtaaaatacgtacgaattgccgtgagatcggctaaaaaaaataaatctttttttggGGACATTATGATGCAGCCTTAATGGTTGCAGATAAAGATTGGAGCTATTAGAAATTGTGAAACCGATTACCTCACTTATTTCTCAAatgagtgtttgtttgtttgcttggtttttattgtatttatgtgctatttgtatttttgtaattgaGTTTTTGCCATGAAAGTAGCCTCAGATGCTGACatggaattaaataaaattatactactactactatttcTCAGATGAACATGACACGGCGGTTGTGGAGTGCAAACTTTAGTTGCTCGGTCCCTCGGGAAGAGACGGT
Coding sequences:
- the ostm1 gene encoding osteopetrosis-associated transmembrane protein 1, giving the protein MDLLTKCTFVVSCLFAGWTITLFAVANCSVYPSETSVDGVIKLPSSVIPVSQASRLGFFHSLSLSSTFPEDLEVNEYCIELLRIYGQRYVTYANCLVFYARPVKICQNCYTYFNSLEKIYTNISSDQPGPGNVSCHDSLMRSDRLMLLYTLFIKINEIWISAECKQCLTGDQEALSNDTVYFMATLNQSLSCFEQYQRNYSELCKDCKASYKRLNDLYGRMEKNQTLCIDIEDAMNMTRRLWSANFSCSVPREETVAVIAVSSFMLFLPIIFYLSSFLHSEQKKRKLIHPKRAKSSSSLMNIQDKFS